In Pseudoalteromonas xiamenensis, the following are encoded in one genomic region:
- a CDS encoding alpha-ketoacid dehydrogenase subunit beta — MAKMNMLHAINSALDITMSEHPQACIFGEDVGYFGGVFRATSGLQEKYGKHRVFNTPLTEQGILGFANGLAAFGAPALAEIQFADYIFPAFDQIVNESAKFRYRSGNEFNVGNLTIRTPYGGGIAGGLYHSQSPEAYFAHTPGLKLVVPRNPYQAKGLLRSCIKDDNPVIFFEPKRLYRASVGEVPEDDYSIPLGKAEIVREGKDVTLLAWGAQMEILEQAADKAEAAGISCEVIDLRTILPWDVETIAQSVMKTGRLVISHEAPITNGFGAEIAATIQQECFLHLESPILRVCGLDTPYPLALEKEYVPDALKIFAAIKKSVEF; from the coding sequence ATGGCTAAAATGAACATGCTACACGCCATTAACTCGGCGTTGGATATCACGATGTCAGAACACCCGCAAGCGTGTATTTTCGGTGAAGACGTGGGTTATTTCGGTGGCGTATTTAGAGCGACATCCGGCCTTCAAGAGAAATACGGAAAGCACCGTGTGTTTAACACACCGCTTACGGAACAAGGCATTCTTGGCTTTGCAAATGGTTTAGCCGCATTTGGCGCACCGGCGCTTGCTGAGATTCAGTTCGCAGACTACATTTTCCCAGCGTTTGACCAAATCGTAAACGAGTCAGCAAAATTCCGTTACCGCAGTGGTAATGAATTTAACGTGGGTAACTTAACCATTCGTACGCCATATGGTGGTGGTATCGCTGGTGGTTTATACCACTCTCAATCGCCAGAAGCCTATTTCGCCCATACGCCAGGTTTGAAGTTAGTTGTACCGCGTAACCCGTATCAAGCGAAAGGTTTGCTTCGTTCATGTATCAAAGACGACAACCCAGTTATTTTCTTTGAACCTAAACGTCTTTACCGTGCCTCAGTTGGTGAAGTTCCTGAGGACGATTACTCAATCCCATTAGGAAAAGCGGAAATTGTACGTGAAGGTAAAGACGTCACACTTCTTGCGTGGGGCGCGCAAATGGAAATTCTTGAGCAAGCAGCAGACAAAGCAGAAGCGGCTGGTATTTCGTGCGAAGTGATCGACCTTAGAACTATTTTACCTTGGGACGTTGAAACGATTGCGCAATCTGTTATGAAGACTGGTCGTTTAGTCATTAGCCATGAAGCTCCGATTACAAACGGTTTCGGTGCTGAAATCGCAGCGACAATTCAACAAGAGTGTTTCTTACATCTTGAATCGCCTATTCTTCGTGTGTGTGGTCTTGATACACCGTACCCACTGGCGCTCGAGAAAGAATACGTTCCGGACGCATTGAAAATTTTCGCTGCAATCAAAAAGTCAGTCGAGTTTTAA
- a CDS encoding GNAT family N-acetyltransferase produces MTQIQVVTGAQISEFLDALAVLRIAIFRDFPYLYEGTLEYEKSYLSTYAKSNGALVVLILDDGKVVGASTGLPLSEETIEFKQPFIDAGYNVDEIFYCAESVLLPAYRGRGLGKRFFEEREAHAKQIEGIKHVCFCAVVREEQHPLKPSDYKTLDPFWMSQGYSKTRLTCEYVWQDIDKSVDTAKTMQFWMKSL; encoded by the coding sequence ATGACACAAATTCAGGTTGTGACCGGTGCGCAAATTAGCGAATTTTTAGATGCGTTAGCAGTACTGCGTATAGCCATCTTCCGAGACTTCCCGTATTTGTATGAAGGTACGCTTGAGTATGAAAAATCCTATTTAAGTACGTATGCTAAAAGTAATGGCGCCCTTGTTGTACTTATTCTTGATGATGGCAAAGTGGTGGGGGCATCCACAGGCTTACCTTTAAGTGAAGAAACAATTGAGTTCAAACAACCGTTTATTGATGCAGGTTACAACGTCGACGAGATCTTTTATTGTGCCGAATCTGTGTTACTTCCTGCATATCGGGGACGTGGATTGGGAAAGCGCTTTTTTGAAGAGCGAGAAGCGCATGCAAAGCAAATCGAGGGAATAAAACACGTTTGTTTTTGTGCTGTTGTGCGAGAGGAACAACACCCGTTAAAACCGAGTGATTATAAAACTCTAGATCCTTTTTGGATGTCGCAAGGTTATTCAAAAACGAGACTGACGTGTGAGTATGTTTGGCAGGATATCGATAAATCAGTAGATACCGCAAAAACGATGCAATTTTGGATGAAGTCACTGTGA
- a CDS encoding carbon-nitrogen hydrolase family protein: protein MDEVTVMDISKQTSFKVAAAQYPVSAWRSWDEYKDNAELWCQKAVDEGAQILLFPEYAAMELSSLLDPLISSDLHKQLPALQQFLSQFTALFEKLAIMHQVLIQPGTFPVLNGAGEYRNRAFLFGPEGLIGYQDKLQMTRFELESWNISAGAEINTFTTHLGVIAIAICYDSEFPLLVRQQVEAGAEVILVPSCTDTLAGFHRVKVGSQARALENQIYVVQSCTVGDAPWSPALDINIGAAAIYEPIDIGFKPTGIQVIGNLNVPQWVFGTCDLTKIRQVRQSGQVLNHRDWSKQVRFNPSR, encoded by the coding sequence TTGGATGAAGTCACTGTGATGGATATTTCAAAACAAACCTCGTTTAAAGTTGCAGCCGCACAGTATCCGGTGTCGGCCTGGCGAAGCTGGGATGAATACAAAGACAATGCAGAGCTATGGTGCCAAAAAGCGGTAGATGAAGGCGCTCAGATACTCCTATTTCCTGAGTATGCAGCGATGGAACTTTCGTCGCTATTGGATCCTTTGATAAGCTCTGATTTGCACAAACAACTACCAGCGTTACAACAGTTTTTGAGTCAATTCACAGCACTTTTTGAAAAGCTTGCCATTATGCATCAAGTGCTAATTCAACCGGGTACGTTTCCTGTTTTGAACGGTGCTGGCGAATATCGTAATCGAGCCTTTTTGTTCGGACCAGAAGGATTAATTGGTTATCAAGATAAGTTGCAAATGACGCGTTTCGAGCTCGAGAGTTGGAATATTTCCGCGGGCGCGGAAATCAACACTTTTACGACTCATTTGGGCGTAATAGCGATTGCGATTTGTTATGACAGCGAATTTCCTTTATTGGTTAGGCAACAGGTAGAGGCTGGTGCTGAGGTTATTTTGGTGCCTAGCTGCACAGATACCTTGGCTGGTTTTCATCGCGTCAAAGTTGGGTCTCAAGCCCGAGCTTTGGAAAACCAAATTTATGTGGTGCAATCCTGTACCGTTGGCGATGCACCTTGGTCACCTGCGCTAGATATAAATATAGGCGCTGCCGCTATCTATGAACCCATCGACATAGGCTTTAAACCAACGGGAATTCAAGTAATTGGAAACCTAAATGTACCTCAGTGGGTATTTGGCACATGCGATTTAACAAAAATCAGACAGGTAAGACAGTCAGGCCAAGTATTAAATCATCGCGATTGGTCGAAACAAGTTCGTTTTAACCCTTCACGGTAA
- a CDS encoding putative manganese transporter, with protein sequence MQSIAGRFWQWTLFPALAIALLSALNWEFGAFKPYIDLVGVACCFAISLLWAITPANSEAYREVPSHDSTTKHFALISKDTHFISVIVLSSFIAFAFLENLTQFDFKQWFTAHGIFAPLLGAIIGLIPGCGPQIIVTSMYLQGLLPFSALAANAISNDGDALFPAIALAPKAAILASILTFIPSLVVGYVSYGVFGI encoded by the coding sequence TTGCAATCCATTGCAGGTCGATTTTGGCAGTGGACGCTCTTCCCTGCTCTTGCAATCGCGTTGCTCAGCGCACTAAATTGGGAATTTGGGGCGTTCAAACCTTATATTGACTTGGTTGGAGTAGCATGTTGCTTTGCTATTTCTTTACTCTGGGCAATCACGCCAGCAAACAGCGAGGCGTATCGAGAAGTGCCGTCGCATGACAGTACAACAAAACATTTTGCTTTGATTTCTAAAGATACTCATTTTATTTCTGTTATCGTTTTGAGCAGTTTTATTGCCTTCGCTTTCTTAGAAAACTTAACGCAATTTGATTTTAAACAATGGTTTACGGCACACGGTATATTTGCCCCACTGCTAGGTGCGATTATTGGCCTTATTCCTGGCTGCGGTCCCCAAATTATTGTCACATCAATGTATTTGCAAGGCTTACTGCCATTTAGCGCGTTGGCAGCAAATGCAATCAGTAACGATGGCGATGCATTGTTTCCAGCGATTGCCCTCGCGCCAAAAGCGGCTATCTTGGCATCGATATTGACTTTTATACCTTCATTGGTCGTTGGCTATGTCTCATACGGTGTGTTTGGTATTTAA
- a CDS encoding putative manganese transporter → MNSTTANLVKAPARRVDRSLFSIKLMLPAILAVLIIHSDTRTVVVSALADAYYQVSVFVAATLYLYHQLSKRFNQIELGYLALQNPTLEIVVAAILGILPGCGGAIVVVTQYTKNQASFGAVVAVLVATMGDAAFLLLAQQPLTAFSIMTIGLITGVLSGFVANKVLPTQQYRTSLEIDFPLARLNTTVLAIHCRSILAVDALPCSCNRVAQRTKLGIWGVQTLY, encoded by the coding sequence ATGAATTCAACCACCGCTAATTTAGTTAAAGCCCCTGCCCGACGCGTTGACCGTTCGTTGTTTAGCATCAAACTTATGCTGCCTGCAATCCTTGCTGTCTTAATCATCCACTCCGATACGCGAACCGTTGTTGTATCCGCACTTGCCGATGCTTACTATCAAGTTAGCGTGTTTGTCGCGGCTACGCTTTATCTGTATCATCAATTGAGTAAACGCTTTAATCAAATTGAACTTGGCTATTTAGCGTTGCAAAACCCAACGCTTGAAATTGTTGTTGCTGCAATACTTGGTATATTACCCGGATGCGGTGGTGCGATTGTCGTTGTAACGCAGTACACCAAGAATCAAGCAAGTTTCGGTGCTGTCGTTGCCGTGCTTGTCGCAACGATGGGTGATGCCGCCTTTCTGTTACTTGCACAACAACCGCTAACAGCATTTTCAATTATGACTATTGGTTTGATCACCGGTGTACTTAGTGGGTTTGTCGCAAATAAAGTGCTTCCTACTCAGCAGTACAGAACTTCCTTAGAAATCGATTTTCCACTCGCGAGACTCAACACCACAGTACTTGCAATCCATTGCAGGTCGATTTTGGCAGTGGACGCTCTTCCCTGCTCTTGCAATCGCGTTGCTCAGCGCACTAAATTGGGAATTTGGGGCGTTCAAACCTTATATTGA
- a CDS encoding M28 family metallopeptidase, with product MKIKMTLSALSLAILAGCASTTSMNDDAAVAKAYDSINAEQLASHIKVLASDEFGGRAPSSEGEKLTLAYLTKQFKALGLVPGNNGSYLQEVPLVSIEADSNMSLNIGGKDYQYKKDMVMGTARISELQSLDKSQLVFVGYGVNAPEYNWNDYEGLDVKGKTVVMLVNDPGFATKDPAVFTGDAMTYYGRWTYKFEEASRQGAAGAIIIHETAPASYPWSVVENSWSGPQFGFQKENNNMDRVAVEGWVTVDVAKELFSKAGLDFEQEKAKAAMGAYHTDLKGLDASITVKSKIKKSTSYNFIATLPGSETPAEHVIYSAHWDHLGTDPNRKGDNIYNGAHDNASGTAGLIEVAEAFTSLAKKPSRSITFLAVTAEEQGLLGSKFYAAHPVIPANQTVANINMDSLNLLGKVTDINVVGIGKSSLDNTLATAAKAQNRTVAGDPHPASGGYYRSDHFAFANMGVPAMYAGGGTTPRDEATANYRKRMSLVLKGCYHQPCDRYRDEWDLSGAVQDLQLFFQVGYDVSEQKEWPTWQATSEFQRKQ from the coding sequence ATGAAAATTAAAATGACATTGAGCGCACTAAGTCTTGCGATTTTAGCTGGCTGTGCGAGCACAACAAGCATGAACGATGATGCTGCGGTGGCGAAAGCCTATGACAGCATCAATGCAGAACAACTTGCGTCTCACATTAAAGTATTGGCTTCCGATGAGTTTGGCGGCCGTGCCCCTTCGTCTGAAGGTGAAAAGCTCACACTGGCGTATTTAACTAAGCAATTTAAGGCGCTTGGCTTAGTACCAGGTAATAACGGCAGTTATCTACAAGAAGTCCCGCTGGTCTCAATCGAAGCGGACTCCAACATGAGTTTGAATATTGGCGGAAAAGACTACCAATATAAAAAAGACATGGTGATGGGCACTGCACGTATTAGCGAACTGCAATCACTGGATAAATCGCAACTTGTGTTCGTAGGTTATGGCGTTAACGCGCCAGAATACAACTGGAACGACTATGAAGGCCTTGATGTAAAGGGTAAAACGGTTGTAATGCTCGTTAATGACCCTGGTTTTGCGACTAAAGATCCAGCGGTCTTTACCGGCGATGCGATGACGTACTACGGGCGCTGGACTTATAAGTTCGAAGAAGCAAGTCGTCAAGGCGCTGCTGGTGCCATTATTATTCACGAAACTGCACCAGCATCTTATCCATGGAGTGTGGTTGAGAATTCTTGGAGTGGTCCACAATTTGGATTCCAAAAAGAAAACAATAATATGGACAGAGTCGCAGTCGAAGGTTGGGTCACTGTTGATGTAGCTAAAGAACTATTTTCAAAAGCAGGATTGGATTTCGAGCAAGAAAAAGCGAAAGCTGCGATGGGGGCATACCACACTGACCTTAAAGGTCTAGATGCCTCGATTACTGTCAAAAGCAAAATCAAAAAATCAACTTCTTACAATTTCATCGCGACTTTACCTGGCAGCGAAACACCCGCTGAGCATGTAATTTACAGCGCGCACTGGGACCACTTAGGTACCGATCCAAACCGCAAGGGTGACAACATTTATAACGGTGCGCACGATAATGCATCAGGTACAGCTGGCTTAATTGAAGTAGCTGAAGCGTTTACTTCGCTTGCGAAGAAGCCATCTCGTTCGATTACCTTTTTAGCGGTAACCGCTGAAGAGCAAGGTTTACTTGGCTCAAAATTTTATGCTGCTCACCCTGTTATCCCGGCCAATCAAACCGTCGCTAATATCAATATGGACAGTTTAAACCTACTTGGTAAAGTCACAGATATTAATGTAGTGGGTATTGGCAAGTCGTCTTTAGACAACACATTAGCAACTGCAGCAAAAGCCCAAAATAGAACTGTGGCTGGAGACCCTCATCCTGCGTCTGGTGGATACTACCGCTCAGATCATTTTGCGTTTGCGAACATGGGCGTACCTGCAATGTACGCGGGCGGCGGAACAACCCCTCGCGATGAAGCCACGGCGAATTACCGAAAACGCATGAGTCTTGTACTTAAAGGTTGCTATCACCAGCCTTGCGATCGTTACCGTGATGAATGGGATTTATCTGGCGCGGTCCAAGACCTACAGTTGTTTTTCCAAGTAGGTTATGACGTTTCCGAACAAAAGGAGTGGCCTACGTGGCAAGCTACTTCCGAGTTCCAAAGAAAGCAATAA
- a CDS encoding DUF3025 domain-containing protein: MKRFNPSTQWQPDVFLNPVYATLNALFNIDKQLDWPSCDWLNRFVHATVGGGQTVEFVENAKLADETRYYEAIIYETGQVPTREENWHDLFGALIWCLFPKTKALLNVLHMQDIQQSGLKTRTPMRNAITLWDECGVLVVTTNLKRIEQLQNHQWQDVFITHREEWGKEIEAVMFGHANYEMMTAPFEGLTGKLLPVIVDEEYFSLSTKDRYAFLDEQLVQMISFQHILKNNKSMSPLPLLGIPSWWHDNENPDFYSNTDYFRPKRTHK, encoded by the coding sequence ATGAAGCGATTTAACCCAAGTACACAATGGCAACCAGACGTTTTCTTGAATCCAGTCTATGCCACATTAAACGCGCTATTTAATATCGACAAACAGCTTGATTGGCCCAGTTGCGATTGGCTGAATCGTTTTGTTCACGCCACCGTTGGCGGTGGTCAAACGGTAGAATTTGTTGAAAATGCCAAGCTGGCCGATGAAACGCGATATTACGAAGCCATCATATACGAAACGGGACAAGTACCTACTCGAGAAGAGAATTGGCATGATCTTTTTGGTGCATTGATTTGGTGTCTATTTCCCAAAACCAAAGCGTTACTCAACGTACTGCATATGCAAGATATCCAGCAAAGTGGCTTAAAAACCAGAACGCCAATGCGTAATGCGATTACTTTATGGGACGAGTGCGGTGTTCTTGTCGTTACAACAAACCTAAAACGAATTGAACAGTTGCAAAATCATCAATGGCAGGATGTTTTTATCACGCACAGAGAGGAGTGGGGTAAAGAAATCGAAGCAGTGATGTTTGGTCATGCCAATTACGAAATGATGACCGCACCATTTGAAGGACTTACAGGCAAGTTATTACCAGTTATTGTGGACGAAGAGTATTTCTCATTATCAACAAAAGATCGATATGCGTTCCTTGATGAGCAACTCGTTCAGATGATTTCATTTCAACACATTCTAAAAAATAACAAGTCGATGTCGCCGCTACCGCTGTTAGGGATCCCTAGCTGGTGGCATGACAATGAGAATCCAGATTTTTACAGTAATACCGACTATTTTAGGCCGAAAAGGACGCATAAATGA
- a CDS encoding ATP-binding cassette domain-containing protein has translation MIELTQLQKKFKLQVKSKPVEVNKDPRERDGFFHSVEAVSFNCAEGEVLGLLGPNGAGKTTTLRMLSTALTPDAGDIIIDGKSIVKDPILGRRMIGFLSGSTGLYGRLTAKENITYFAKLHGIKGQALKDRLESLFDLLEMHSFLDKRADTLSTGMKQKTNIARAVVHSPKIVVLDEPTTGLDIMTKQTVLSFIEGLKREGTPVIFSTHHLDEVAMLCDRVHVIDKGRSCFDGSVLSFKTHSEDGEMNRAFLNIVGASQHV, from the coding sequence ATGATTGAACTTACGCAGTTACAAAAGAAATTTAAACTGCAAGTGAAGAGCAAGCCTGTTGAAGTCAACAAGGATCCTCGCGAACGCGACGGTTTTTTCCACTCGGTGGAAGCTGTTTCGTTTAATTGTGCTGAAGGTGAAGTGTTGGGGTTGCTTGGCCCAAATGGTGCGGGAAAAACGACAACCCTAAGAATGCTTTCTACCGCACTGACGCCGGATGCTGGCGACATTATTATCGATGGAAAGAGTATCGTAAAAGACCCGATTTTAGGGCGTCGAATGATCGGCTTTTTATCAGGCAGTACGGGTCTCTACGGGCGACTTACCGCAAAAGAAAACATCACTTACTTTGCCAAGTTGCACGGTATCAAAGGACAAGCGTTAAAAGACAGATTAGAAAGTCTCTTTGATTTGCTCGAAATGCATAGCTTTTTAGATAAACGTGCAGACACACTTTCAACGGGTATGAAGCAAAAAACCAACATTGCTCGAGCCGTTGTGCACAGTCCTAAAATTGTCGTGTTAGACGAACCGACAACGGGCTTGGATATTATGACGAAGCAGACCGTACTTAGTTTTATTGAGGGACTTAAGCGTGAAGGAACGCCTGTGATATTTTCAACACATCATCTCGATGAAGTCGCGATGTTGTGTGACCGTGTACATGTTATCGATAAAGGCAGAAGTTGTTTTGATGGTTCAGTCTTATCGTTTAAAACGCACAGCGAAGACGGTGAAATGAATAGGGCGTTTTTGAACATTGTGGGAGCATCACAGCATGTTTGA
- a CDS encoding ABC transporter permease, which yields MFEIYKKELLELLRDKKTLFFVIALPLLIFPLIMGFMAFLSSQAAMSAEQKVHQFAIVNPEFAPTFSERLFYHKSFKQAKTQGEYTSVEDLVEAVKTNQIDVGIFISADPTQAMTEGKQTSWSIVFNDAKAISFIYSRIEDLQKKFSDELVGNALEKAGIEKRVHQAVLHPIQLKKVDTADKRENLGEKLGGIIPYLLIPLILAGAIYPAIDMGAGEKERGTLETLLLTPVSRTQLVLGKFFTLLTTSVSSAIITVLSLSLWVGIAISFIEIGVVKNAFASVGFKEFALIFMLLLPVAAILSSLVLAISIYARTFKEAQNYMDSLNLLVILPMMASVMPNMQLNSTTALIPITNVSLAIKDIIKGTIDVGSMWLIFASTAVLGGVLLVCCVRWFSRESVLFR from the coding sequence ATGTTTGAGATCTATAAAAAAGAACTGCTCGAATTACTACGCGATAAAAAAACACTGTTTTTTGTTATTGCTTTACCCCTTTTGATTTTCCCGCTCATCATGGGCTTTATGGCGTTTTTAAGTTCTCAAGCAGCGATGAGTGCCGAGCAAAAGGTACACCAATTTGCCATTGTAAATCCAGAATTTGCCCCGACCTTTTCTGAGCGCCTTTTTTATCACAAGAGTTTTAAACAGGCCAAAACACAGGGCGAATATACCAGTGTTGAAGATCTCGTTGAAGCAGTTAAAACCAATCAAATTGATGTCGGTATTTTTATCAGTGCTGACCCAACGCAAGCAATGACGGAAGGTAAGCAAACGTCTTGGTCGATTGTTTTTAACGACGCTAAGGCGATTAGCTTTATTTACTCTCGAATTGAAGACCTGCAAAAGAAATTCTCAGATGAGTTAGTTGGTAACGCATTGGAAAAAGCGGGTATCGAAAAACGCGTTCATCAAGCCGTCTTACACCCAATCCAATTAAAGAAAGTGGATACGGCAGATAAACGGGAAAACTTAGGCGAAAAACTTGGTGGTATCATTCCATATCTGTTAATTCCTTTGATTTTGGCGGGGGCAATCTATCCTGCGATAGACATGGGGGCGGGTGAAAAGGAGCGAGGAACACTCGAAACCTTGTTGCTAACGCCGGTTTCTCGTACACAACTGGTGCTTGGTAAGTTTTTTACGCTACTCACAACCTCCGTTTCAAGTGCAATAATTACAGTGTTATCACTCAGTTTGTGGGTGGGGATAGCAATTAGTTTTATCGAAATTGGCGTCGTGAAAAATGCGTTTGCGAGTGTCGGCTTTAAAGAGTTTGCGTTAATTTTTATGTTGTTACTTCCAGTCGCGGCAATTTTGTCCTCACTGGTACTTGCCATCTCAATTTACGCGAGAACCTTTAAAGAAGCCCAAAACTACATGGATTCACTTAATCTGCTGGTGATATTGCCAATGATGGCGTCGGTGATGCCGAACATGCAGTTGAATAGCACAACGGCACTTATTCCAATCACTAACGTCTCTCTAGCCATTAAAGACATCATTAAAGGGACTATAGATGTTGGTTCAATGTGGCTTATTTTTGCTTCAACAGCCGTACTTGGTGGCGTGTTATTGGTTTGCTGTGTGCGCTGGTTTAGCCGCGAAAGTGTGCTATTTAGATAG
- a CDS encoding AbgT family transporter: MGQTSHSASYSNEPKGLFNRFLATVEYLGNLLPHPITLFALFALGIVIISGIADWVGLSAIDPRPEGARGRDPDGVIEVVSLLSAEGLQKIVTGLVTNFTGFAPLGTVLVALLGVSVAEHSGLLSAAMRGMVVGASNRLVTFMIVLAAILSNTASELGYVVLIPLAAMIFHSLGRHPLAGLAAAFAGVSGGYSANLLLGTIDPLLAGITTPAAQMIDPSYEVGPEANWYFMMISVFLIAALGTWVTEKIVEPRLGKYHENDAGPDLPPNNIEQLSVTEKRGLKSAGLALLVVCALLALTIVPDEGILRHPTTGEVADSPFLKGIVVFIFVSFAVPGFVYGRVVGTVKNDKDVINAMSKSMSSMGMYIVLVFFAAQFVAFFKWTNLGTIMAINGAELLHALHLTGPEVFVLFIFMCAVVNLSLGSSSAQWAVTAPIFVPMLMLIGYAPETIQAAYRIGDSVTNLITPMMSYFGLILAVATKYKKDMGIGTLVAMMLPYSMIFLVGWVTLFYVWVFGFGLPVGPNSPIYYTP, from the coding sequence ATGGGCCAGACCTCTCATTCCGCTTCTTATTCTAATGAACCTAAAGGGCTATTTAATCGCTTTTTAGCAACAGTCGAATACTTAGGTAATTTACTTCCTCATCCAATTACATTGTTTGCTCTGTTCGCCCTCGGCATCGTGATCATCAGTGGCATTGCCGATTGGGTAGGGCTAAGCGCTATTGACCCAAGACCCGAAGGCGCAAGGGGTCGAGACCCAGACGGTGTTATTGAAGTTGTAAGCTTACTCAGCGCCGAAGGACTACAAAAAATTGTAACAGGGCTTGTTACCAATTTTACCGGTTTTGCTCCTCTTGGCACGGTGTTAGTTGCGTTGCTTGGCGTCAGTGTTGCCGAGCATTCAGGCTTATTATCGGCTGCGATGAGAGGTATGGTGGTTGGTGCATCAAACCGTCTAGTCACCTTTATGATTGTTTTAGCGGCGATATTGTCAAATACGGCTTCTGAACTTGGTTACGTAGTACTTATTCCACTTGCAGCAATGATTTTCCATAGTCTGGGACGCCATCCCTTGGCGGGTCTTGCCGCAGCGTTTGCTGGGGTTTCTGGTGGTTACAGTGCGAATTTATTGTTGGGTACTATTGACCCATTGCTTGCAGGAATTACAACGCCTGCGGCACAAATGATAGACCCGAGTTATGAAGTTGGGCCTGAAGCAAACTGGTATTTTATGATGATTTCTGTTTTCCTAATTGCAGCGCTTGGCACGTGGGTAACGGAAAAAATTGTTGAACCAAGACTTGGTAAGTACCACGAAAATGATGCAGGTCCCGATCTACCTCCTAATAACATTGAACAGTTATCAGTAACTGAAAAACGTGGCCTAAAAAGTGCTGGTTTGGCGTTACTTGTGGTGTGCGCGCTCCTTGCGTTAACAATTGTGCCTGACGAGGGCATATTACGTCATCCGACCACGGGTGAAGTCGCGGACTCACCGTTTTTAAAAGGAATCGTGGTATTTATTTTTGTTTCTTTTGCTGTACCAGGCTTTGTCTATGGCCGCGTTGTAGGCACGGTAAAAAATGACAAAGACGTAATCAATGCAATGAGCAAAAGTATGAGTTCAATGGGAATGTATATTGTACTTGTGTTCTTTGCTGCGCAATTCGTCGCTTTTTTTAAATGGACTAATCTCGGCACTATCATGGCTATCAATGGTGCAGAGCTTTTACATGCTTTACACCTAACTGGTCCAGAAGTCTTTGTGCTATTCATCTTTATGTGTGCGGTAGTGAATTTGAGTTTAGGCTCGTCCTCTGCGCAATGGGCAGTGACTGCGCCGATTTTTGTACCCATGTTGATGCTAATCGGTTACGCACCAGAAACAATTCAAGCGGCTTATCGAATCGGCGATTCGGTAACGAATTTAATCACGCCAATGATGAGTTACTTTGGCTTAATACTCGCTGTGGCGACTAAATACAAAAAAGACATGGGAATTGGTACATTGGTCGCAATGATGCTGCCCTACAGTATGATCTTTTTGGTGGGTTGGGTTACGTTATTTTATGTCTGGGTATTCGGTTTTGGTTTACCGGTCGGACCCAACTCGCCAATCTACTACACACCGTAA
- a CDS encoding HAD-IB family hydrolase, which produces MDLALFDFDGTITDTEMYTPFVKHTTSLSRRVMTSPILIPALVLYKLKLLPARKMRPLVSFLAFVGKRRNKIENDGQYFVKSVISKHLREIALERIKWHQARGDRVVVVSASLDAYLTPWSRTLGVELLCSELSGANRLSGLYRHGDVSCETKALLVQGLCDLSAYHSIYAYGDTDEDSALLTLATHQYLNWELVNESFNKE; this is translated from the coding sequence GTGGACTTAGCGCTCTTTGATTTTGATGGAACAATTACCGACACGGAAATGTACACGCCGTTTGTTAAACACACTACGTCGTTATCGAGACGCGTAATGACCAGCCCCATATTGATACCCGCGTTGGTGCTCTATAAATTGAAGCTGTTACCTGCAAGGAAAATGCGACCCCTCGTGAGTTTTTTAGCCTTTGTCGGTAAACGCCGAAATAAAATAGAAAATGACGGACAATACTTTGTAAAGTCGGTCATCAGCAAACATTTGCGAGAAATAGCGCTTGAGCGAATCAAGTGGCATCAGGCAAGGGGGGACAGAGTTGTTGTTGTGTCAGCGTCTTTAGATGCATATTTAACTCCTTGGAGTCGAACTTTAGGCGTTGAGCTTTTGTGTAGCGAGCTATCAGGAGCAAACCGATTATCTGGCTTGTATCGCCACGGTGATGTTAGCTGTGAAACCAAGGCGTTACTTGTACAAGGCCTCTGTGATTTATCCGCTTATCATTCAATTTATGCCTATGGAGATACAGACGAGGATAGCGCACTTCTAACGCTCGCAACGCACCAATATTTAAACTGGGAACTGGTAAACGAATCGTTTAATAAGGAATGA